ACCGCCGGTATATGGTGGTACCCACGCTTTCTTTGAAGAAGTTCTTTATAGTATGGGAGTCGAAGTTGTTAAAATTAATGGCGGCGATTTACGGAGCGCGGCAAAAATACTCAAAAACATTGGACACCGGTTGGGTATGTTATTTCTGGAAACACCGGCAAATCCGACGCTCAAGTTTGTTGATCTGCGTGCCCTGTCAGCGATGGCGAAAGAAAACAATCCTGATTGTGTTGTCGCTTGTGACAATACTTTCATGGGCATTTTCCAACGGCCATTCAAAATTTCCCCGCATATAGATGTGATAATTTATTCTGGCACCAAGTTCTTTGGTGGACACGCACGCATTATCAGCGGCATTACCTTAGTTCGTAAGGGCAAAGAAGATCTCTTGAAAAAGGTCATGAATATGCGCACGGTGATGGGTACGATTCTATATCCATCAGAAGCTAACGAATTAATTATGAGTATTGGTACATATGAAATCCGGATGAAAGAAGAAGCTGCTAATGCTACCAAAGTGGCAAAATTTTTGGTAAAACACCCAAAAGTAGTCAGCGTCTTACATCCTTCGGTACTCAAACCCAACTCTCCTGATTATAAGATTTATCACCGGGATTGCACTGGTCCTAGTTCTATCATAACCTTCTATTTGAAGACCGCGGAAAAGAAACGCGTTTTTCGTTTCTTGAACGAAGTCGGCAAATATGAAATTATTTTGCAAGCTGTTTCTCTGGGCGGTATAGAAAGCCTGATGACCAATCCGGCTACTACCACGCACTCAGAGATGAGTGAAGTAGAACAAAAGGCTAGCGGTATCACTATCAATTTGATACGTTTGTCTGTGGGTCTGGAAGATCCTGAGGATCTTATCGCTATCTTAAAAGAAGCGCTGGCGAAATACTAAACACAGGAGCTGATCAGACAATTTGGTCAGCTTCTTTTTTTTCATTTTTTCTGAAAGGAAAGATTATGTCACATCATGTCCTAATTGCCAAAGCTTGGCCCTACGCTAATGGGTCACTGCACTTGGGACATATTGCTGGTTTACTAGCGGCGGATGTACTCGCTCGCTATTTTCGCTTGCGAGGTGACAAAGTTCTCTTTGTCTCCGGCACTGATTGCCACGGTACGCCAATCCTAAATTGGTCAATTTGTTGAAGGTAAAAATCCGGCTGAAATCGTGGACTTTTATCACCAGCAATTTACCGACAACTTTCTTCGTCTTGGTTTCACTCATGATCTTTATGCTAAAACCATGGACCCAGAACACCAGCAACTTGTCCAACAATTTTTTCAATGCTTGTATGAACAGCAATATCTGTTCCCTAAAATCATTCCGCAACTTTATTGTTCCCCTTGCCAACGATTTTTAGTAGATCGTTATGTAGAGGGTGAGTGTCCTAATTGTCATGCCAATGGCGCTCGCGGCGACCAATGCGATCTCTGCGGAAAAACGTATGAGGCAATCGCCCTGATCAATCCGCATTGTAAAACTTGTGCTAGTAGTGCTCAAATAAAAGAATCTACCCAACTCCATTTTAATTTGCAAATTTTGCAACCAAAATTGACAGCTTGGATCGATCAAGTCAAGCACAACTGGCGCACTAATGCTCAACACACTACGGAAGGTTGGCTCAAGGAAGGTTTGACTAACCGCGCAGTTACCCGTGATATCGATTGGGGCATTCCTGTTCCGATTGAAGGTTTTACTGACAAAGTCATCTATGTCTGGTTTGAAGCAGTCTTGGGTTATCTGACGACATCAATCAGACACTGTGGTGGTGATTTAGACGCTGGTCCTTGGGAGGCGTGGTGGCGTAAAGAAAACAATCCTTTACACTACTATGTTCACGGAAAAGATAACATTCCTTTTCACACCATTATTTTCCCAGCTATGCTTTTGGCATATGGTAATCTGGCTCTAGCTACTCACATCATTTCCTCCGAGTATCTGCAATTACCAGCTGGTCAAAAATTCTCTACTTCGCAAGGGTGTGGAACTACCATTCCGGACTTTCTGGATTTAGTCGGAAAAGTTAGTGGTCTCGAGGTAGATTCATTACGGTTTTTCCTCATTGCTAACCATCCGGAAAATAAGGATGCGCAATTCTCTTGGACTGAGCTCGCTAATCAGCACAACACTGAACTGGTGAATAAACTCAGTAATTTAGTTAATCGTATCCATAAATTGACATTGGATAATTTTCACAATCAAGTTCCCGAACCAGTTGCATTATCGACACCTGATCAAGCTATGCTCCAAGTCCTAGTTGATGGTTATCAAAACATCGGTACCTCTTTAGAAGCTGGTTCAATGCGTCAAACATCGCGGTTGTGGCTCGAGATTGTCGAAAAGGCTAATGCCTATTTAAATCAACAGGCGCCATGGAAGCAAATAAAAACTGACCGCCAGCAGGCAGCCAATACGCTCTATGTAGGCTGGCAAGTTCTCTGTAACTTACACAGTCTATTGCAACCATTTTTGCCTTTTACCTGTCAACGCCTGGCAAACATTCTTAACTTACCGCCGACAACAGGTAGTTGGCGATTTACTACCTTGCCAGCTGGCACTTTACTCGGTTCCGGCCTATTTCTCTTTACGCGGATCAACCGAGCTGATTTACCAGCTGATTAGCATACACCTGACATAGAAAGAAATAAAATTTCTTCAATTCTGTGTCAGGTTTTTTAATTATTGAGAAATTTTATTAATAATGGATTTTAAGTCATCACCACTAACTAAATTATATTTTTTTGCTACACTCCCACCTTGCAAAACAAGTTCTGCAAAACGGCGACTATCCAAGCCAGAACTGCCGGTAATTAACCCAACTTGATCATCGGGTACGTCTTTCAAACCTTTATAGCTAGCGATGAGATCCGTCTTACCCAATTTGTTTAATTCAGCAGCAAATTCACTGGCCCATAATGTTGTTTTGCAGTTACCAAAATTATCCACCCACCAAATAGCAGCTGGTGCATCAGGAATTTGTTCAATCGGTAAAGGCTGACTAATGATTTTTTTATATTTTAATAAATAAGCGGCCAAGCGTGGCATAAAATCAAAACTTCTAAATTGGCTATTTGCTATATATTCCGGCAAATGATCGGCAATAAAATTAGTGGCAGCCATTTCTTTGGTGGCGGCAGGAATATCAACCACTTGAATCTGATCAATCAAGCCATATTTTTTTGCCAAAGATAAAGTTAAGCCGTCAATAGTAGAAACTACTAATATGTTCTGATAATAAAAATAACCAAACGGCGTACCATTGGGCCATTTTTTAGCGTAGTGATCGCGGGGTGCGACATTCGCTAAAACTACACCACCTTCACCGTCGGTGGCATCAATTAGATCAATTAAGTTGCCAGCCGCTTCTAAATCACTCCCGACGCCAACCAGTTGAGTGGGGTATTTTAATAAGGCAGTAGCACGGGCTACCG
The Candidatus Komeilibacteria bacterium CG_4_10_14_0_2_um_filter_37_10 DNA segment above includes these coding regions:
- a CDS encoding methionine gamma-lyase (catalyzes the formation of methanethiol and 2-ocobutanoate from L-methionine), which gives rise to MTHTMDSPEKDSDMDMRRSKKHRSHNRINAGKKKQRLYIHPATDVIHVGYKTKWSQGAVAVPEFRSTTYTFDSAQQGEKAFKIALTGSNDGPLIYSRLNHPNAQILEDRLTNLEPGAGGAKVFCSGMSAIVTTTLALLPPGQVLAYSPPVYGGTHAFFEEVLYSMGVEVVKINGGDLRSAAKILKNIGHRLGMLFLETPANPTLKFVDLRALSAMAKENNPDCVVACDNTFMGIFQRPFKISPHIDVIIYSGTKFFGGHARIISGITLVRKGKEDLLKKVMNMRTVMGTILYPSEANELIMSIGTYEIRMKEEAANATKVAKFLVKHPKVVSVLHPSVLKPNSPDYKIYHRDCTGPSSIITFYLKTAEKKRVFRFLNEVGKYEIILQAVSLGGIESLMTNPATTTHSEMSEVEQKASGITINLIRLSVGLEDPEDLIAILKEALAKY
- the metG gene encoding methionine--tRNA ligase; the encoded protein is MGQFVEGKNPAEIVDFYHQQFTDNFLRLGFTHDLYAKTMDPEHQQLVQQFFQCLYEQQYLFPKIIPQLYCSPCQRFLVDRYVEGECPNCHANGARGDQCDLCGKTYEAIALINPHCKTCASSAQIKESTQLHFNLQILQPKLTAWIDQVKHNWRTNAQHTTEGWLKEGLTNRAVTRDIDWGIPVPIEGFTDKVIYVWFEAVLGYLTTSIRHCGGDLDAGPWEAWWRKENNPLHYYVHGKDNIPFHTIIFPAMLLAYGNLALATHIISSEYLQLPAGQKFSTSQGCGTTIPDFLDLVGKVSGLEVDSLRFFLIANHPENKDAQFSWTELANQHNTELVNKLSNLVNRIHKLTLDNFHNQVPEPVALSTPDQAMLQVLVDGYQNIGTSLEAGSMRQTSRLWLEIVEKANAYLNQQAPWKQIKTDRQQAANTLYVGWQVLCNLHSLLQPFLPFTCQRLANILNLPPTTGSWRFTTLPAGTLLGSGLFLFTRINRADLPAD